AGTGAGAAAATTAAACAGTTACATTGTTTCTGAAACTAATACGATATTAATGAtcaggaaaaaataaaaagacaGGTGATTTTTGTTGGTTCGGTCTTGCCTAGTTTATTGACTACGGATTTTTAACCCTTACAAGTTTCTCCATGCAGTAAGCAATAAAATGCAAATTAATCCTAAGTGAATAGAAGAAAGAGAAATGGAGGAAATTACCCCAATGACCTTGAAAATAGGCGGAGTTAAATTTTTGACTCCTGTTTCTCCGGTGGCAAACTTTCAAGGTCAAAAGTCAAAACTTGTAAAAGCATGAAGTTTTGCTCACGGAGAAAGTAAGGTCAAAAGTTCAAGACATGTGTCATTCTTGTCCATTGAATTACATTTGCAGGATCCTTCAATCCCAGTTTATGTAatacattttcttttttttttatccgcaAAAAAAGAGTGATACcatattatatttataaataatttaattttaaacttctaATGTCACCCTTAGTGAGACGATTTATTGCCAAAtaaatatatatgacttattttagTTCATAAATTTCAATATACTTTATTAAATTTCAATACCCAATCAAAAGTTATCAAGAAAATTGGGGTGGAGAGAGTATCATATAGTATTTGCTCAATTAGTCAATCCCACCTTCATTAACTTAGACTTCTCACAATTAATTCAAGTACACCTTTATGTCAAACGACACGAAGCCATAAATTAACGAGTTCGCATTTAAATTTGAAAAGGAATTTAAAGATCTGGAAGTAACATTGTTTTCTTGTGCGATAACTGGCTTGTAAAGATTATGGTACAAATTAAAATCATTTCTTAAAAGTATCGAGTTAAGAAAGAGAGGACTATAATAAAAGAGATTTTCTTCCAAAATTCTTAAAGAAAGGACCTCGTTACACAATTTGTCACCGTTTCCACCGATATCAGAAAAGAACCAAAAAGATTCTAAGTACTATTGCTTTTAGTAAATTTTTTATATATGTTACTCCATCACCCCCACATATTGCGATAAATTAATCAACTCAAAGGAAGAAAATTGTAGTAATAAAAAATTTGACGGCTCCCCGTATGATTTGAAAAGATAACCTTAGCTAGGGCTCAGTTTTGTTTTGGGGAAGGCTGAATCTTTGACTGGTCAAAACTCAAGCGACTGTGTAATTTCCAAACCTATATTTTGACGACTTTTATTCGATCCTTTAGTTTATACTCGATTATTCTATCTTTGGCTATTgacacaatgacaacaacaatacttatttcataattttataaAGACCTACCCATAGGAACATTGGACTGCAAATTTTCTAAATTAGGTCTCCTTATTGATTTTGACTGAAAGGGTTCAACTTCAACCACTGAGATTCAACGGTCTGCATCACTGAGCATCGCACAGTCAAGAGAGCTTCGGGTGGTCGAGagtttttgtataaaaaatatgttTTAATTTTTGTAATTAAAGAAAGAGTACTCATTAAAGAGTCCTAATTTACATAGACATCTCCTCTAGTTTTTTTAGTTTTCTTACGAAAAACTTTTATTTTTAGGAGTGTGTTGTCTCTAGGTAGTCCCTGAACAACGTGTTCATTACAAATAAGGGAGCGGATTCAAAATGCATACTACTATCtctgttcatttttacttgttcactataCTAATCATTTTTACTTGTTTAGTTTGAAAACTCCAaagataatttatcattttatacctatttacTAATAAGTACTAATTATTTCCAATTCATTTTTCAATGAGTGAGATGACTTATAAAaattaataaagtaaaattatcattttatttattgcttcttGAGAGGTGTCAAGTCAAACATGAATAAATAAACATGGACGGGATAGTATAGAAAAACATTGAATTCAACCACCATATATGTTTACTCATTTAAATATGTGAATGTTTCATCGAAAAGTTTAAACTATTAGGGCGAGTATATTTTTATTTATCTAATTATCTCTTAACAGATTCTCACATGTTTATGCATCAAACACGTGTCACCAAACTAATCTACATTCACTAATTAAAAACAGGCAAAAATTAACGGCCAAAACCGACAGACTGCGTCGGTTTTTCAGTGAAAACCAACGGCAAATTGATGCAACACGTCCGTCGATTTACGTTACGTCCCTTttcgaaaaccgacggactgtgtCGACTAAAACCGAGGGAAAACTGATGGAGTCCATCGGTTATGTAAGAAAAAAGAAACCGACTTAGatattttttttggaaataaaataatgaaatgtAGCAACTTGGAATCGAACCCaggtatgttccttggcattaaaggaCTCCACCACTAGACCACTCATGTTCTTTGTTCAAATACTTatattgatttaatttatactatTTTTCGCTCTGAAAATCGACGGACTCAGttgattttttattaaaaaaatttaaaaataaataataaaaatagaaAACCGACAGAGTTCGTCGGTTTATTttacaaaaaaatataaaaaataattatatttttcatGCATTTTTGCGCAAAAAATAACCGAtacagtccgtcggttttcttaaaaaagaaagatataaaaaaattattttgccgGTTTTTTCCGTCGATTTTGCCGTCGGTGTTTTTCCGTGGGTTTTTGCCAATTTTTTAGTAGGATTATTTGCCCTTTCCCACTAAAAAAATGATTAACACCATAATTCACTTGATTTTAACAGAATAAGAGCATAAATTATCATTTTGCATAGTTCAGGAGTAAATCTGGCCCCTTTTCCAAGAAAAAAGGAAGAGAAAACATATTAAGTTAATTAGAACTTATTTCCTCCCTCAATAATTTTATTAGACCTAAAAATCAACATCTTTCACATTGGATAATATTTGCAGATATGTTATTGTAAAGATTTGCAGTATGTTATTGTCTGCCTGTTTAatgaaaaaaattgaaatgatACTATAAATTTCAGAAATAATTACTAAAACATTAACTTATTTCTGAAAAAATCTTTATAAAGAAATTATTTAAGAATCCtctcaaaaaaggaaaaaaattggcAATGTGAAGAAATGGTGATTTCTTAGTCTAGTAGAATTATTGATGAAGAAGAAAAATGCTCCAATAGTTAATGTGTGTTTTCTGTATCTTTTTTCTTGGGAAAGTGTTCAAATATACCCTGAACTATATGAAATTGCCGTTGATTCCTTCTTTGATTAAAATCAGATGAATTGTGGTGCTAATTATTTTTTGTTAGTGGAAAAGTGTGAACGTAGTCCAGTTTGATAAAAATGGAATAGTTTTGGTTCCAACTATCAACAGAAGGCAAAAGTAGACAATTTCGTGTAATTTAGAGGTAAATTTTATCCTTTGCCGTAGTTGGTTTTTCAATAATAATAACTTGATGCTCgcaatgtaaaaaaaataaactCAAAATAGTTATTGAACACTTGCGCACAAATGTGATGAATGAAATATATTTTGGTTAATAATAAAATTTACTCCTGACGCGCATAAAACCAATACAACGAACATACACTTTTAACGCAATCATGAAGATAACAAGTTTATTCTTTTATATAGGACCATATGCTAAGAGAAAGCTTACACGAAATATATATATGAGCATCATATACAAGAGATAACTTGTGTGCAAACACATCTCAATATTGGGAAAAGCTAAACAAGGGAATTAATGGCAATTAATCTGCGCAATGTTGCTCTAAGATCAATACCAATTCCAGAAGCGAAGTTCTACTACTATATCTTAGCTGGCTTCCACAGTTTGCAGCTTCGGCATATTTTCTACATTAGCTGCTTTAACTCCACAATTAGTAGCATGAGGACACGTGGCAACCTGTACTTTATCTGTACGAACCAGTAAACCTGCAAGCTTCACTATGTCAATAATTTGTTCCTGTGTGAGTTCTGGAAGCTTAGCATTCATATTCTCATCCGCCACAATTACCGCAGGCTTTTGCATCTCTGGAAGTTTCTGCTCTTTTAAGATGTCCTTCTCTTTTTTGCTGTATATTGCGTAGAGCACCATTTGAAGTATACCGAAGATAAATCCCAATACATTTGGAGCCTATATAACATACACAAGGAAAGTACGTGAGTACATTAATAAGATTCATGCATGAATTTTTAATTAAACATGCAAGTAAAGAACTTACAGCAATGTTAATGTCTTTTAGTAGGAGACCATAGAAGAACCACGCGACGGCACTCAATGTGAGAAAAACTGATAGGAGAAGTGGCATGTATTCCACACTCTTTGTTCTGATAACTTGTCTCTGcataattgagaaaaaaaaaagcattacACATTAGAAAAGAAAACGAAGAGGATTTATATGTTCTGAAGTACTATGTGAATATTTGCACGTAAAAGCTCACCACAATGCCTAAGGGTGCTACAAACACACATAAGGAGAACACAAGGCAAACCCATCCAACCACTTGTCCACGAGCCGCCCCTTTGAATAGAAATTGAGTAACCAGGATAATTGCACCAAATCCACCCACCACTGATAATAGGAGCATCTTCACTGTTTGGACCTATATCAATTAATTTGTGAAGAtcaaaattttattttcattcttttggcCGAATAGGAGAATACTTAGAAATCTAGATGAGAAATTTAAATAGAGGATTTCTTAAATCCTTACCCTGGCCTTCTTTGGTGCATAGAAAAGATAGAAACCAACGTAAATAGTTTCAATGAAGACACCAAATGAGTTGATAGTGATGAGAAGGGTCGTGTTGGTCTTCAAAAATGCATAGTATATCCAAAGCATGGAGCTAAAGAGAGCAACCACGTATGGAATTGACTGATACCCTTCAGTTGATTTCTTCTTGTAAATTTTATAAAACGTGGGTCTACAAGTGTGATTATATGGTGTTAGTAAGATTATAAGCCAAATATAACAgaaattttcagaaaaaaaataagtaaaatgGACACTCACATTGGAGAAAGGAACACAACGAACGAGATAATGTTACCTGCAAattgcaaaagaaaaaaaatgatacaGTGAGTTAAATAATATTTTTCTGGCTAAGATTAACGTTATGAACAAATGATAAGGTGCATTAAACAGCTCAAAGAAAAGTAATATGTCCGTGATCATTTTGTTAAAAATAATAAGCAAACCAAGAAAATAGATTTTTGATATTTAAGGAATGCCATAGGAATATTTAAGAAGCAATAGAAGTAGAAAACATGTTTATCTACCAAGGACACCAAAAGCAAAAGCCCAATGACCAGAAATTCCCGCCATCTCTCTTTTGTTGTTCTAGCCAAAGAATTGCAAATCTCTAGCACTCTGTCTCTCACCCAAAATGCTAGGCTGCAAAAGACAATCAAGTTTTCTACTTGGCTGTGAAATGAGAGGAGGGCTTGGTTCACATATTTATACAAGCAAGGGGTGGGAAATTAGTTAGGTGCAACAAATTAAagtatcctttttctttttcttctaagtATTGTATTTGGAAAAATATATTTAATTAAACTGCAAAAAAGCACTCAGCGTTTAAAGGGAGGGGTGCTATGGCAATATCCTCATAATTCATGGTCCCAAGACGCTCCTTTATTATGTCATCCTCCAATCCTTAGGAGCACTATTACTTGTACAACTCCTGCTTTATTTTTTGGACTGTTTgattcttctttcattttcttaaaaatgagCCACAAATCAATAAAAATCAGTCCACAAATGAAGGGACCAATCAAAGCTTCAATTTGCATCAATAATTGAGTTGGGCCCATCAAATTTTGGCTGTGATGCAGCTATTGAGAAGATCAATTTGCTGCAATGGCTGATGAATTCAAGATATGCTTCGCTTTGCTTTGCTCTTCATTAGGCTTATCTTGTCATAGCGGGGTGTCTCATGAAAAATGAACCTTAGCCTAATTCAATACAAAAAGGTGGGTGAGAATTACCTTAAAAATCATATAAAGAGATCTCCTGTCCCTAATGAGCGGATGTAGAACTCAACAACATCATTTATGTGCATAGTATATAAAGAAGTAAATGGGTAAGATAAAAATGAAATGGATCCAATTTCTTTGTTTTCGTTAAATTTGTAAATGCTGGTATGTATAGCATAACATGTTTTTGTGTACTTGAACATGGGCTTAAAACGACTTAACTCTCTCAGAAGATTTGAACTTCCAATCGCAAAACTTAAATCAACTGGTACAATAGCCTAATACATTAATTATCTCCTCTAGAAACTCTAACGACAATCAATAAATAGGACATGTGTATTACTCCTCCGTCCATAATAGTGCCTTTTGGCCTTTTTATTTTGGTCCAACGTATTTTTTAACATAATCAAAAAAGaataaatttatttttccaaAAGTTGCCCCTAATTTACATATCCCTAAGAAGTCTTTTAAATTACTCCAAATCTCTATAAAGGGTAACttagttaaaatatctattttttctAGGAGTAAGAATTTTCTTAAGGGTTGTGACAAAGGCTAAAAAGACACTTATTATGAACGGAAGGGAGTTTTTCACAATCGCAAACCACAACTAACAAATTAA
The nucleotide sequence above comes from Lycium barbarum isolate Lr01 chromosome 3, ASM1917538v2, whole genome shotgun sequence. Encoded proteins:
- the LOC132632299 gene encoding bidirectional sugar transporter SWEET12-like is translated as MAGISGHWAFAFGVLGNIISFVVFLSPIPTFYKIYKKKSTEGYQSIPYVVALFSSMLWIYYAFLKTNTTLLITINSFGVFIETIYVGFYLFYAPKKARVQTVKMLLLSVVGGFGAIILVTQFLFKGAARGQVVGWVCLVFSLCVFVAPLGIVRQVIRTKSVEYMPLLLSVFLTLSAVAWFFYGLLLKDINIAAPNVLGFIFGILQMVLYAIYSKKEKDILKEQKLPEMQKPAVIVADENMNAKLPELTQEQIIDIVKLAGLLVRTDKVQVATCPHATNCGVKAANVENMPKLQTVEAS